In a genomic window of Curtobacterium flaccumfaciens pv. betae:
- a CDS encoding bifunctional phosphopantothenoylcysteine decarboxylase/phosphopantothenate synthase, which translates to MTVIVGITGGIAAYKAVGVVRDLVKRGHDVHVVPTEGALRFVGLPTLEALSRNPVTTSVWDDVAEVRHVALGRRADLVVIAPATADSLARMAHGLASDLLGTTLLATEAPVVVAPAMHPQMWEHPATRSNVATLRGRGVHLVGPVVGALTGDDAGIGRMAEPEDIVAAALAVLDQHPAPAGRHDADGSGAGTGARGEQGDLAGVRVVVSAGGTREPFDPVRFVGNRSSGRQGIAIAADAVRRGASVTLVAANVEGSLTAGLDATVVPVGSALELAEAVHTAATEADVVVMTAAVADYRPAEVLTEKLKKDAQGERMTLELVRNPDVLADLVAARRTGQIIVGFAAETEPDRDARIELGRAKISRKPADLLVVNHVGWSAGFEREENAIEVLVPGGEVVRETSGTKAEVATAVLDLVATALT; encoded by the coding sequence CTGACCGTCATCGTGGGGATCACCGGGGGCATCGCCGCCTACAAGGCCGTCGGGGTCGTCCGCGACCTGGTCAAGCGCGGCCACGACGTGCACGTCGTCCCGACCGAGGGCGCCCTGCGCTTCGTCGGACTGCCGACGCTCGAGGCCCTCAGCCGCAACCCCGTCACCACGAGCGTGTGGGACGACGTCGCCGAGGTGCGCCACGTCGCGCTCGGTCGCCGGGCGGACCTGGTCGTCATCGCCCCTGCCACCGCGGACTCGCTGGCCCGGATGGCGCACGGCCTGGCGAGCGACCTGCTCGGCACGACGCTGCTCGCGACCGAGGCACCTGTCGTGGTCGCCCCCGCGATGCACCCGCAGATGTGGGAGCACCCCGCGACCCGGTCGAACGTCGCCACGCTGCGTGGGCGCGGCGTCCACCTGGTCGGCCCGGTCGTCGGCGCACTCACCGGCGACGATGCGGGCATCGGTCGGATGGCGGAGCCCGAGGACATCGTCGCCGCCGCGCTCGCCGTGCTCGACCAGCACCCCGCACCGGCCGGCCGTCACGACGCGGACGGCTCGGGGGCCGGCACCGGCGCCCGTGGCGAACAGGGCGACCTGGCCGGCGTCCGCGTCGTCGTCAGCGCGGGCGGCACCCGCGAGCCCTTCGACCCGGTGCGGTTCGTCGGCAACCGCTCGAGCGGCCGCCAGGGGATCGCGATCGCCGCCGATGCCGTCCGTCGTGGGGCGTCGGTGACCCTCGTCGCCGCGAACGTCGAGGGCTCGCTGACCGCGGGGCTGGACGCGACCGTGGTGCCCGTCGGGTCCGCGCTCGAGCTCGCCGAGGCCGTGCACACCGCCGCCACCGAAGCCGACGTCGTCGTGATGACCGCCGCCGTCGCCGACTACCGTCCCGCCGAGGTGCTCACCGAGAAGCTCAAGAAGGACGCCCAGGGCGAGCGCATGACGCTCGAGCTGGTGCGGAACCCGGACGTGCTCGCCGACCTCGTGGCGGCACGGCGGACGGGGCAGATCATCGTCGGGTTCGCCGCCGAGACCGAACCCGACCGCGACGCGCGGATCGAGCTCGGGCGCGCCAAGATCAGCCGGAAGCCCGCGGACCTGCTCGTCGTGAACCACGTCGGCTGGTCGGCCGGCTTCGAGCGCGAGGAGAACGCGATCGAGGTCCTGGTGCCCGGTGGCGAGGTGGTCCGCGAGACCTCCGGCACGAAGGCCGAGGTGGCGACGGCGGTCCTCGACCTCGTCGCGACCGCACTGACGTGA
- a CDS encoding LLM class flavin-dependent oxidoreductase encodes MSNAFGTDRPSDVPPPAPDRIGPLQLGLDTFGDVTERADGSLQSDAQSIRDVVDQAVLADQVGVDFIGVGEHHRADFVVSAPEVVLAAIAASTERIRMGSAVTVLSSDDPVRVYERFATVDALSNGRAEVILGRGSFTESFPLFGYELSDYEVLFEEKLQLWAALRGGDAVTWSGTKRAGLVDQDVFPKLEHGAIPTWIGVGGSPQSVIRAASYGLPLFLAIIGGQPAQFAPFSRLYRQALAQLDLPQQPIAMHSPGFVAATDEEAAERYWPYHKAVTDQLGRERGWPPLDVAGYRASLSAGGSLYVGSPETVARKVARNMRILGASRFDMRYATGRLPHADMMRSIELYGTEVAPRVRELLTQPVPVA; translated from the coding sequence ATGAGCAACGCATTCGGCACCGACCGTCCCTCGGACGTCCCGCCGCCCGCACCCGACCGGATCGGACCGCTGCAGCTCGGCCTCGACACCTTCGGAGACGTCACCGAGCGCGCCGACGGCAGCCTGCAGTCCGACGCGCAGAGCATCCGCGACGTCGTCGACCAGGCCGTCCTCGCCGACCAGGTCGGCGTCGACTTCATCGGCGTCGGGGAGCACCACCGAGCCGACTTCGTCGTGAGCGCCCCCGAGGTCGTCCTCGCCGCGATCGCCGCCAGCACCGAGCGCATCCGGATGGGTTCCGCGGTCACGGTGCTGTCCTCCGACGACCCCGTCCGCGTGTACGAGCGCTTCGCCACCGTCGACGCCCTGTCGAACGGCCGCGCCGAGGTCATCCTGGGTCGTGGCTCCTTCACCGAGTCGTTCCCCCTGTTCGGCTACGAGCTGAGCGACTACGAGGTCCTGTTCGAGGAGAAGCTCCAGCTCTGGGCGGCCCTGCGCGGCGGCGACGCCGTCACCTGGTCCGGCACGAAGCGCGCGGGCCTGGTCGACCAGGACGTGTTCCCGAAGCTCGAGCACGGCGCCATCCCGACGTGGATCGGTGTCGGCGGCTCCCCGCAGTCGGTCATCCGTGCCGCGTCGTACGGCCTGCCGCTGTTCCTCGCCATCATCGGCGGGCAGCCCGCCCAGTTCGCCCCGTTCTCCCGCCTGTACCGCCAGGCCCTCGCGCAGCTCGACCTGCCGCAGCAGCCCATCGCGATGCACTCGCCGGGCTTCGTGGCCGCCACCGACGAAGAGGCCGCCGAGCGCTACTGGCCGTACCACAAGGCCGTCACCGACCAGCTCGGCCGGGAGCGCGGCTGGCCGCCCCTCGACGTCGCCGGGTACCGCGCGAGCCTGTCGGCCGGCGGTTCGCTCTACGTCGGCTCGCCGGAGACCGTCGCCCGGAAGGTCGCGCGCAACATGCGGATCCTCGGCGCCTCGCGCTTCGACATGCGGTACGCCACGGGTCGTCTGCCGCACGCCGACATGATGCGCTCGATCGAGCTCTACGGCACCGAGGTCGCACCCCGCGTGCGCGAGCTGCTGACGCAGCCCGTCCCCGTCGCCTGA
- a CDS encoding GntR family transcriptional regulator: MPVPRSAPTEHQLLRDTVRHKIHDAIMDGTLLPGERLNDDELISWLGVSRTPIREALSQLSRAGLIEMAPNRYTRVTTPDPTEVVQAMQTLGVLFGGVVRLAVPRLGSAARKKILAQLDKTITELEAHEVAAVNHDALDVFALYVAECGNENLQRVCRDTMDGLAFRLRLPNLDELVDWDRMTEDFRRLRAATESGDNVAAELATEAIHQLPGEKH; encoded by the coding sequence ATGCCGGTCCCCCGCAGCGCCCCGACCGAGCACCAGCTGCTCCGTGACACCGTCCGCCACAAGATCCACGACGCGATCATGGACGGCACGCTCCTGCCCGGCGAACGCCTGAACGACGACGAGCTCATCTCCTGGCTCGGTGTCTCCCGCACGCCGATCCGCGAGGCCCTCAGCCAGCTGTCCCGCGCCGGCCTGATCGAGATGGCCCCGAACCGGTACACCCGTGTCACCACGCCGGACCCGACCGAGGTCGTCCAGGCGATGCAGACCCTCGGCGTGCTGTTCGGTGGCGTCGTCCGACTCGCGGTCCCGCGCCTGGGGTCGGCGGCCCGGAAGAAGATCCTCGCGCAGCTCGACAAGACGATCACCGAGCTCGAGGCCCACGAGGTCGCCGCGGTCAACCACGACGCCCTCGACGTCTTCGCCCTGTACGTCGCCGAGTGCGGCAACGAGAACCTGCAGCGTGTCTGCCGCGACACGATGGACGGCCTGGCGTTCCGGTTGCGTCTGCCGAACCTCGACGAGCTGGTCGACTGGGACCGGATGACCGAGGACTTCCGGCGCCTCCGGGCAGCGACCGAGTCCGGCGACAACGTCGCGGCCGAGCTCGCGACCGAGGCGATCCACCAGCTGCCGGGCGAGAAGCACTGA
- a CDS encoding NRDE family protein, which produces MCTVVVRVDPGSAWPVTVLALRDESPERPWDPPAAWWPDRDPDLRGVRDRSAGGAWLAASDRAGLAVVLNRAEPVTSVDGTWTTRGVVPVDAVADDLLPGHDGTLPTTRAFNLVRATAEGASVLTWDGEQVRTTDLGPGVHMVTHGAADDPAAPRIGRWLEAFRAVDAPAGPPVLGPFDELRTVDSGGDAGDGWGGWFGVLAESAALPDDHPDAILRDVHEAEGHMTTLSIVAAAIAPGRTVLQHARLTEPGRLDGSVELHRA; this is translated from the coding sequence ATGTGCACCGTCGTCGTCCGCGTCGACCCCGGGTCCGCGTGGCCCGTCACCGTGCTCGCCCTGCGGGACGAGTCGCCCGAGCGTCCGTGGGACCCGCCCGCTGCCTGGTGGCCGGACCGCGACCCGGACCTCCGTGGTGTCCGTGACCGCTCCGCCGGTGGTGCGTGGCTCGCCGCGTCCGACCGAGCCGGCCTGGCCGTGGTGCTCAACCGCGCCGAACCCGTGACGAGCGTCGACGGCACCTGGACGACCCGTGGCGTGGTGCCGGTGGACGCCGTCGCCGACGACCTGCTGCCCGGTCACGACGGCACGTTGCCGACCACGCGGGCCTTCAACCTGGTGCGCGCCACGGCCGAGGGCGCCTCGGTGCTGACCTGGGACGGCGAACAGGTCCGCACCACCGACCTCGGCCCCGGCGTCCACATGGTCACGCACGGTGCGGCCGACGACCCCGCAGCGCCACGCATCGGTCGGTGGCTCGAGGCCTTCCGTGCCGTCGACGCTCCGGCCGGCCCACCGGTGCTCGGACCGTTCGACGAACTCCGCACCGTGGACTCCGGTGGCGACGCCGGGGACGGCTGGGGCGGTTGGTTCGGCGTGCTGGCGGAGTCCGCAGCGCTGCCGGACGACCACCCCGACGCGATCCTCCGCGACGTGCACGAGGCAGAGGGGCACATGACGACCCTGTCGATCGTCGCCGCGGCGATCGCGCCGGGCCGCACCGTCCTGCAGCACGCCCGCCTGACCGAACCCGGTCGGCTGGACGGGTCGGTGGAGCTGCACCGCGCCTGA
- a CDS encoding SDR family oxidoreductase — protein sequence MPNLPDQTGRRIVVTGSNSGTGQEAALRLAGAGASVVLAVRSTEKGETAAAGIRAAHPAADVEVRELDLADLASVRRFASGIVDEERPIDVLVNNAGVMAPPERFETVDGFELQFGTNFLGPFALTNLLLPSLLRARTPLADGPLAEAPRVVTMSSLAAIPGRIRFADLQWERGYNGWRAYAQSKLADLLLALHLHRLTVEADVPLVSTAAHPGYTRTNLQAAGRSLGRSKPVRSSNRALPFTQAVEQGTEPLLYAAVGPNAVGGAYYGPSGPFGMTGPTTTVSIPGSARSADLARSLWAVAEDLTGTRPPL from the coding sequence ATGCCGAACCTCCCCGACCAGACCGGACGCCGCATCGTCGTCACCGGGTCCAACAGCGGCACCGGACAGGAGGCCGCCCTGCGCCTCGCCGGAGCCGGCGCCAGCGTCGTGCTCGCCGTCCGCAGCACCGAGAAGGGCGAGACCGCCGCCGCCGGCATCCGCGCCGCCCACCCCGCAGCCGACGTGGAGGTCCGCGAACTCGACCTCGCCGACCTGGCGAGTGTGCGCCGCTTCGCCAGCGGCATCGTCGACGAGGAACGTCCGATCGACGTCCTGGTCAACAACGCCGGCGTGATGGCGCCGCCGGAGCGCTTCGAGACCGTCGACGGCTTCGAGCTGCAGTTCGGCACGAACTTCCTCGGCCCGTTCGCCCTGACGAACCTGCTGTTGCCGTCGCTGCTGCGTGCGCGCACGCCCCTCGCCGACGGCCCCCTGGCCGAGGCGCCCCGGGTCGTCACGATGTCGAGCCTCGCCGCGATCCCCGGCCGGATCCGCTTCGCCGACCTGCAGTGGGAGCGCGGCTACAACGGCTGGCGCGCCTACGCGCAGTCGAAGCTCGCCGACCTGCTGCTCGCGCTGCACCTGCACCGCCTGACGGTCGAGGCCGACGTGCCCCTGGTCAGCACCGCCGCCCACCCCGGCTACACCCGGACGAACCTGCAGGCCGCGGGACGCTCGCTCGGTCGCTCGAAGCCGGTGCGGTCGAGCAACCGCGCCCTGCCGTTCACCCAGGCCGTCGAGCAGGGCACCGAGCCGCTGCTGTACGCGGCGGTCGGGCCGAACGCGGTGGGCGGCGCGTACTACGGCCCCTCGGGTCCGTTCGGCATGACCGGTCCGACCACCACCGTGTCGATCCCCGGATCCGCGCGGAGCGCCGACCTCGCCCGCTCACTCTGGGCCGTCGCCGAGGACCTCACCGGGACGCGCCCACCGCTCTAG
- a CDS encoding DUF1810 domain-containing protein, with amino-acid sequence MTDARSDAQADDPFDLDRFVRAQQGVHDVALDELRRGRKSSHWMWFVFPQLAGLGRSATAVRYAIPGTDEARAYLAHPVLGPRLLAATDVARHAPAHSADALLGGIDAVKLRSSMTLFARIAADPGPFVAVLDRWYDGAEDPATLRLLGEHSEQE; translated from the coding sequence GTGACCGACGCACGCTCCGACGCACAGGCCGACGACCCGTTCGACCTCGACCGCTTCGTCCGGGCCCAGCAGGGTGTCCACGACGTCGCGCTCGACGAACTCCGTCGGGGTCGGAAGTCGTCGCACTGGATGTGGTTCGTGTTCCCGCAGCTGGCCGGCCTGGGGCGGAGCGCCACGGCCGTGCGCTACGCGATCCCCGGGACGGACGAAGCCCGCGCCTACCTGGCACACCCGGTGCTCGGCCCCCGTCTGCTCGCGGCGACCGACGTCGCACGCCACGCCCCCGCCCACTCCGCCGACGCCCTGCTCGGGGGCATCGACGCGGTGAAGCTCCGGTCGTCGATGACGCTCTTCGCCCGGATCGCAGCCGACCCGGGGCCGTTCGTCGCCGTGCTCGACCGCTGGTACGACGGCGCCGAGGACCCGGCCACGCTCCGCTTGCTCGGAGAGCACTCGGAACAGGAGTGA
- a CDS encoding MarR family winged helix-turn-helix transcriptional regulator, with protein sequence MNPRPTDRTEVAARLAAAVGRINRRARTDSASLGYGIVSALASIQRHGPLRPGDLSRIEVVTKPTMTRILTELEQRGFIQREADPRDGRAFMVTATPEGIEAVEQARANRTGIVAELIAELDESDVQAIAGALAALERVAQGEHAQEPHTF encoded by the coding sequence ATGAACCCCCGCCCGACGGACCGTACCGAGGTCGCCGCACGCCTGGCCGCCGCGGTCGGTCGGATCAACCGCCGGGCCCGTACCGACTCGGCCTCGCTCGGGTACGGCATCGTGTCGGCGCTCGCGTCGATCCAACGGCACGGACCCCTGCGCCCCGGCGACCTGTCGCGGATCGAGGTGGTCACGAAGCCCACGATGACCCGCATCCTGACCGAGCTCGAGCAGCGCGGCTTCATCCAGCGCGAGGCCGACCCGCGCGACGGCCGGGCGTTCATGGTGACGGCCACGCCGGAGGGCATCGAAGCGGTCGAGCAGGCCCGCGCGAACCGCACCGGGATCGTCGCCGAGCTCATCGCCGAGCTCGACGAGTCGGACGTCCAGGCGATCGCCGGCGCCCTGGCCGCGCTCGAGCGTGTCGCCCAGGGCGAGCATGCCCAGGAACCTCACACCTTCTAG
- a CDS encoding pyridoxamine 5'-phosphate oxidase family protein — translation MTDTQTDQRAAISDIVHGAHTALLTTVSEDGNLHARPLAVQDKTFHGTLRFLVQDGSEKVEDIARNPHVNVSIESQGGYLSIAGTATVTRDDSVVDELWSPFAEAWFPEGRQDPSIRLLTVEGVSVEYWTQDTGPVGSLVQMFKAALGKQSQPDTGDHGTIEL, via the coding sequence ATGACCGACACACAGACGGACCAGCGCGCCGCCATCTCGGACATCGTCCACGGCGCCCACACGGCACTGCTCACCACGGTGAGCGAGGACGGGAACCTGCACGCCAGGCCCCTCGCGGTGCAGGACAAGACGTTCCACGGGACCCTGCGGTTCCTGGTGCAGGACGGCAGCGAGAAGGTCGAGGACATCGCGCGGAACCCGCACGTCAACGTCTCGATCGAGTCGCAGGGCGGGTACCTGTCCATCGCCGGGACCGCGACCGTGACCCGGGACGACTCGGTCGTCGACGAGCTCTGGTCGCCGTTCGCCGAGGCCTGGTTCCCGGAGGGCCGCCAGGACCCGTCGATCCGGCTGCTGACGGTCGAGGGAGTCTCGGTCGAGTACTGGACCCAGGACACCGGTCCGGTCGGCAGCCTGGTGCAGATGTTCAAGGCGGCGCTCGGCAAGCAGAGTCAGCCGGACACCGGCGACCACGGCACGATCGAGCTCTAA
- a CDS encoding MFS transporter, whose amino-acid sequence MTTTATTPRRRTGSTAVAVLVAGTFFMELLDGTILATAAPAMGRDLGVDSAAVGVAITAYLVTLAVFIPVSGWLTDRIGSRTVFAGAIALFTIASALCALSTGLVELTLWRILQGLGGALMVPVGRLVVLRSAGREQLVTAIAILTWPALAAPIIAPFIGGVLVETLTWHWIFLINIPLGVIAFVAALVLVPQERAAQRVPFDWFGSLLACVGLGSLVVMASLLALEVVPVTAVVVSGVLGAVCCWLAIRHFRRAPHPIMGLDAFRLETFRVSHAGGSLFRLAVSAVPFVLPLLFQDAWGWSAVLAGSAVLWVFVGNLGIKPMTTPFLRWFGYRPVIIVSSAVAALTVVAMAFMTEDTPFWLLAVLLVVSGAARSVGFTAYNTIAFADVEQADMTPANTLSSTLQQTAAGFGVAVAAVVIRAASGLGGDGPYTAAFWVIAALLVVACVEGILMSRTAGDTVRPVRRVRA is encoded by the coding sequence ATGACGACGACGGCGACGACACCCAGACGACGGACGGGCAGCACGGCGGTCGCCGTGCTGGTGGCCGGGACCTTCTTCATGGAGCTCCTGGACGGCACGATCCTGGCGACCGCCGCCCCGGCCATGGGGCGTGACCTCGGGGTCGACTCCGCCGCGGTGGGCGTCGCGATCACCGCGTACCTCGTGACCCTCGCGGTGTTCATCCCGGTGTCCGGCTGGCTCACCGACCGGATCGGCTCCCGGACCGTCTTCGCCGGGGCCATCGCGCTGTTCACGATCGCGTCAGCCCTGTGCGCGCTGTCCACCGGGCTGGTCGAGCTGACGCTGTGGCGCATCCTGCAGGGCCTCGGTGGGGCGCTCATGGTGCCCGTCGGCCGCCTCGTCGTGCTCCGGAGTGCTGGGCGCGAACAACTCGTCACCGCCATCGCCATCCTGACCTGGCCGGCCCTCGCCGCACCGATCATCGCGCCGTTCATCGGCGGGGTCCTCGTCGAGACGCTGACCTGGCACTGGATCTTCCTCATCAACATCCCGCTCGGCGTCATCGCCTTCGTCGCCGCCCTGGTGCTCGTGCCGCAGGAGCGTGCCGCGCAGCGCGTGCCGTTCGACTGGTTCGGGTCGCTGCTCGCCTGCGTCGGGCTCGGCTCGCTCGTGGTCATGGCGTCCTTGCTCGCGCTGGAGGTCGTGCCGGTCACCGCGGTCGTCGTCTCCGGGGTCCTCGGCGCGGTGTGCTGCTGGCTCGCGATCCGGCACTTCCGCCGGGCTCCGCACCCGATCATGGGGCTCGACGCGTTCCGACTCGAGACCTTCCGGGTGTCGCACGCCGGCGGCAGCCTGTTCCGCCTGGCGGTGTCCGCGGTGCCGTTCGTGCTCCCGCTGCTGTTCCAGGACGCCTGGGGCTGGAGCGCCGTGCTCGCCGGGTCCGCGGTGCTGTGGGTGTTCGTCGGCAACCTCGGCATCAAGCCGATGACGACCCCGTTCCTCCGCTGGTTCGGCTACCGCCCGGTGATCATCGTGTCGTCGGCCGTCGCCGCGCTGACCGTGGTCGCGATGGCGTTCATGACCGAGGACACCCCGTTCTGGCTGCTCGCCGTGCTGCTCGTCGTCAGCGGCGCAGCCCGCTCCGTGGGCTTCACGGCGTACAACACCATCGCCTTCGCCGACGTCGAGCAGGCCGACATGACCCCCGCGAACACGCTGTCGTCGACGCTGCAGCAGACCGCCGCGGGCTTCGGTGTCGCCGTCGCCGCCGTGGTCATCCGTGCGGCCTCCGGCCTGGGC
- a CDS encoding YqjF family protein has translation MTQPSWTRAAVPLLHRPVTQHAWEDIVFAHWRHDPASLQRLVPRGTRPDVVDGSAWVGLSAYVFRETRVPPFPSAGRLGTMTEVTIEVLTVDDQGRRGVTYRTVDTANVPAIVAAHALLGVPYTFAHARSRRRGDAVAHRSVRHPTRALHPVRWARSLRQERPTGAARPKHAASVRVTAGEVVDTPLAAELTTRAGIHARYLAQTLFWQRQHPVLTTRSATLDRLEGDLPDAVGMPGLFDRAPDSLLVVDGTTVRYGWGGVVR, from the coding sequence GTGACCCAGCCGTCGTGGACCCGCGCGGCGGTGCCGTTGCTGCACCGCCCGGTGACCCAGCACGCCTGGGAGGACATCGTGTTCGCGCACTGGCGGCACGACCCGGCGTCGCTGCAGCGGCTCGTCCCCCGCGGGACCCGTCCGGACGTGGTCGACGGCAGCGCCTGGGTGGGGCTGTCGGCGTACGTGTTCCGGGAGACCCGCGTGCCGCCGTTCCCGTCTGCCGGGCGGCTCGGCACCATGACGGAGGTCACGATCGAGGTGCTCACGGTGGACGACCAGGGGCGGCGCGGGGTGACCTACCGCACGGTCGACACCGCGAACGTGCCCGCCATCGTGGCCGCGCACGCGCTGCTCGGCGTGCCGTACACGTTCGCGCACGCACGTTCCCGTCGCCGCGGTGACGCTGTGGCGCACCGATCCGTCCGGCACCCGACCCGCGCGCTGCACCCGGTGCGGTGGGCGCGGTCGCTCCGGCAGGAACGCCCGACCGGCGCGGCGCGGCCGAAGCACGCGGCCTCGGTCCGGGTGACCGCCGGCGAGGTTGTCGACACCCCGCTGGCCGCCGAGCTCACCACCCGCGCCGGCATCCACGCGCGGTACCTGGCGCAGACCCTGTTCTGGCAGCGACAGCACCCGGTGCTCACCACCCGTTCGGCCACGCTCGACCGGCTCGAGGGTGACCTGCCCGACGCCGTGGGCATGCCGGGGTTGTTCGACCGGGCCCCGGACTCCCTGCTCGTGGTCGACGGCACGACCGTCCGGTACGGCTGGGGAGGGGTCGTCCGGTGA